The Gemmatimonas phototrophica region AGGCCTTGGCCATCCGCACGGTACACAACCGCGGCCCGGACAGCTCATGGCCGGCGGCCCGGCGGAGCTCCTCGCTCACAAAACGCCAATCAAATGCGGCATTGTGAGCCGCGAAGACCGCGCCACGCAGGTGCTCTACCACCTGATCAGCGATGTGACGGAAGCTGGGCTGGTCGCGCACCATTTCCCACGTGATCTGGGTGAGCGCCATGATGTACGGCGGAATAGGCCGCTCGGGATTGACCAGCTGACTGTAGACGTCAGTGACCTCCCCGCCCCGGACCTGCGCGATGGCGATTTCCGTGATGCGGTCCCCACTCGCCGCCTGGCCCCCGGTGGTTTCGACGTCCACGACGGCAAAGGCAATGTCGCGCAGCCGTGGACTGTTCTCCGGGGCCCGCCCACTCCCGGTGCCACGCTTCGTTGTGCTCCCGACCTGGGCAGGCAACGGGACAGCCAAGCCCTCAGCGACGCCCTCGGCCAATGCCCAATGCCCACTAGGCAGACAGACAAACTCCGGGTGGCTGCCGAGCAGCGCGTGCGCCATCCGTTCGGCGGCATCGCCCTGCAGACGATCAACCTGGCACACGTCGCGCATGAGCGTCACGGCGTCGAGCGGCCCGGCCGTCAGGCGACGAAGCGCGCGCCCCGACAACGTGGTCGGTCGCGGGGTCGCAGCGGTACCGAAGGGGCGCGGGGCGCCAGGGAAAGGTCCAGACACAGTTCTAAGATAGCAGCAGGTATGACACCCCCGCTGGTGCTGCCGCGGTCACCCTCCTAGCTTACCAAAGTCTTTGTGAAGAATTTCACAAGCCCAAACACGACGACGTGAAACGCATCGCCGACTCTACCGTTCGCCGGCTGTCCATGTACCTCCGCTACCTGGAGGATCTGGACACGCGCGGCCAGCAAACCGCTTCCAGTGACGAACTGGCCCATCTTTGTGGGACCACGCCGGCACAGGTCCGAAAAGATCTTTCCTTTTTCGGATCCTTCGGGAAGCGAGGCCTCGGCTATCCCGTCCACGAACTGACCGCCCACCTGCGCGAGATCCTCGGACTGCAGCGTGAATGGAAGGTCATCATCATTGGCGCCGGGAAGATCGGCGCCGCCCTGGCCAACTATCGTGGGTTCCGCCAGCGCGGGTTCAAGGTGGCCGGCGTCTACGACAATGACCCCCTCAAGGTGGGACAACCCTGGGGCGAGGCCATTGTTCGTCGGATGGAGGACATTGAAGCGGATCTCACGCGTGAGGACGCGCCGATTGCCGTGCTCGCCATCCCAGCCGAAGGAGCGCAGCAGGTGGTGGACCGCCTTGTTGCCGCCGGCGTCCGTGCCATCCTGAACTTTGCCCCCACGCAAATTACCGTGCCGCCGCACGTGAACCTCAAAAGCGTGAACATGGCGATGGAACTGGAGGGGCTGTCCTTCGCCCTTACCAACCCCGGATATCTCGACGAAGGGGTGGCCTGACGTCGGCGCTGCCCTCCTCCGTTACTGGAGGGCGCGCACGAGTCTGGCGAAATCCGCCGGCGACAATGTTTCCGGCCGAGCCTCCGGGTTGAGCCCACAGGACGTCACGATGTCCAGCGCGCGTTCCGCATCGAGCGACGCGACGGTGCGAACGACCCGCACCAACTGTTTCCGCCGAAGTCCAAAGGCCGCCAGCACAAAACTGCGGAAGCGGGGCTCCAGCTCCGGTTCGATCACCGCCTCCGGTCGAGGAGTCACCCGCACCACGGCGCTGTCTACCGCGGGCGGAGGATTGAAGGAACCGGGGGGCACCTTTCGAATGAATTCGACGTTCACCACGGCCTGCAAATTGACACTCAGCGCGCCGTAGGTCTTGTCCCCCGGGGGCGCAGCCATCCGGTCGGCCACTTCCTTCTGTACCAAATAGACAGCGACGTCAGGGCGAGGTAACTCCAACGCATGGAATATGATAGGCGTTGTAATGTAATACGGAACATTACCTGCCAGCACGTACGAACCGCCGGCCAACTCCGCCAGATTCGTCGTCAGGACATCCGCCTCCACAATCTGCACCTGCGACTTGTCGGCATACCGTGCCCGAAGGTGCTGCACCAAATCGCGGTCCACTTCGACCGCCACCACCCTCTGGGCTTTCGCGACCAGACGATCCGTGAGTGCTCCGCGACCGGGGCCGATTTCCACCACGGTGCGCTGCGACAGATCGCCCAACGCGTCCACAATACTGTCGAGCACCCGGGTATCGCCTAGAAAGTGCTGACCGAAACGTTTCCGGGGACCGGGGAGCCGGTCGGCCTGTCGCGGTGGCCGGGAGACGCTGGCCTTGCTGTTGGCACCGCTGTTCGCAACGCTACGGTTGCCGCCCCGTCCACTTCCGAATGGTCCGTGTTTCATGAATGCCTCATGGTCGGTCTACCACAACCACAGTGCAGTCATCGCGCAGTGGGGTGCGGCCAACGTGTGCCGATAATTGCTGGAACAGGGCGTCGAGTATGGCATCGGGCGTTTCCCCGTGGGTCATGGTGCGGAGTGTGTCCAGAATGGCCGGCTCCGTCAGCCGGTTATCGCGGGCATCCCTCGCATCGACCACCCCATCGGTGATGAAGACCAACCGGCTTCCCGGCTTCCAGGTCATGACACACTCTTCGATGGTGTCGTCGCACCACCCCAGGGGCGGGGCCACTGCAGCCAACCGCGTCCATTGTCCGTCGGCCGTTACGACAAACGCGTGCGGATGCCCGGCATTGGCAAAACGCAGTTCGCCGGCCCGCGCATCGATGACGGCATAGCACATGGAGATGGACATCTCCGTGCTTTCGAGTTCATCGCGGAGGCTGCGGTGCACCGCCTCGAGGGCAATGGACGGGTCGAAGGCAGCCTGGACATGAATGCCCGCCGCGCTCAACGCGAGCGCCATGATCAGGGCCGATTGATACCCATGCCCGGAGACGTCTCCAATCAGCACGCCGGTACGGTCTCGATCGAGGCGTGCCAGCAGGAAGAAATCCCCCCCAACACTCTCGGCCGGAACCACCCGGGCGGCCGCTCGAGCTTCCGGCTGAACCACACGGGGATTGGGCAACAGCTTGAGCTGCAATTCGTTGGCCAATTGCATTTCACGCGCCATCTGCTGACGTTCGACCGCTGCGCGCACCAGACTTGCATTATGCATCGCGGTGCCGATCTGTGTGCTCACCGCAACGGCGAGCTTCCGATCGCCAGCGCTGAATGGCGCCCCCCCTTCCCGGCCGCCGAGCACCAGTACGCCGAGCGGAAGAGCCACCCCCTCAGCGCCCCGTCGAGTGGGAACGGCGAACGTCCCGGTGATGCCCACGCCACTGCTGGGGCGGGTAATGGCGACGGCCAATAACGGGGCGCCGCGCCCGGATAGCACAGGATCGGCGAAAACGGCAGCCGAACCGTCTTCCGTACACGCACTGCCCGACCGGAACGCCCGCACGGCCACATGCTCGTGGCGATCCAGAGAAACCGGTTCGTAGGTGATGTCTCTCAGACCCATTGAAGCAATGGGGGTGAGAAGCCCCTGCGGGCGATTGGTCTGCAGAAATACCGCGCGTTTGGCCCCCACCGTTGTGGCCAGCTCGACCAGCAACGTGTCGGCCACGTCCTCCACCGAGGTGGTGCCCCCCAGCAGTTCTCCAATTGCATACAGGAGATTGATTTCCTCGTATCGCTCTGCCAACTCACGAGTGGCCCCATCGCGCTCACGGGTCAGTCGGCGGACCACCGGCAGCAGGCGACCAAGCAGCCGGTCGGCATCAGCAGCATGACCCGGTTCGACAAAAAGCCACCCAACGCTGTCACCGGTGGTCACCAGCTGAGCGTGAAGTGCCTGCGAACGAGCCCAGGTGGCCACATCCCACGCACTGGCGCCCGCTTCTGTCCGTGCCGCGAAGCCGGACGAAGAGGCGCCAAGTAGCGAGGGAATAACTGCCCCTTCCCGTCGCTCCCAGATGGCGGCCTCTCGCCCGGTGGCCTCAAGAAATGCGGCCAGAAGGGCGGTGACCTCGGTCATGCCTTGTGCAGGATGAGGCGGAGGAGATGGCCGGCCTCCAGACATTCACTGACCACCTCATCCATCAACTGACGCATGAGGAAGATGCCGCGCCCGTCCTCACGTTCCAGCCAGTCAGGATCGTCCGGGGTGCGCTGCTCGACCGTCACATCAAAGCCTTGGCCTTCGTCGGTGACGTCCACCACCATGCGTTCGCTGTTCACGACAGCCAGCACCACCACCGTCCGCGACACGACATTGCGGTTGCCCTGAAGGATCGCGTTGGCGAGTGCTTCCGTGATGGCGACCGGGACGTTGAGCCGGCACTGTCGTGGCGAGAAGCCCGCCGCGGCGCACAGCGCCACGATGTCCTCCACCACCGGTCCGATGCACTGCAGGTCAGAAACCAGCACCCACCGTTTCGACACGTGCGTCACCGTCGCCTCCGGGGCGATCTCCGCCAGAAAGGCCCGCGCCGCGACGGTCTCTCCTCGCGCCACTGTCCGAGGGGACGCCCCCCGCTGACCAATGCGCGTGGCCACAGACTTAGCGGGCCGCGAGCGCGTCGGCGCGCGTGGCATAGAGAGGGAAGAGCGCATCCAGGCGCGTGAGTTCGAACAAGGTGCGCAGATCTTCATTCAATCCCACCAAGCGCAGATCGCCGCCGGCGTCCCGCAGTCGCCGGCTCAGCGACACCAGAGCGCCGAGCCCAGAGCTATCGATGTACCCGGAGGTGGTGAAATCCACCACGACCAGACGGGCCCCCTGCTCGACCGCGTCGAGAATGGTCTGCTTGAACTCCTGCCGATTGGTGACCACCAACTGACCGTCCACCGTGACGATCGCGATGTCGTCCATGCGTTCCAGCGAGAAGCTCATACTGTGCTCAGAGTCCGGGGGTCAGGTCAGGCCGGGCGGCGGCCTGCAGGGCGGTGATTGCCGCAACATGTGCAATGTCGTCGGCAGTTGCCCCGCGGGACAAGTCACTGCACGGTTTCGCGAGCCCCTGTAGAATGGGGCCAATCGCCGTGCCGTGGGCCAAGCGCTGTGTGAGCTTGTAGGCAATGTTGCCCGCGTCCAGCGACGGAAACACGAGAATGTTGGCAATCCCGGCGGCGGGCTCCCCCGGCGCCTTCCGGCGAGCCA contains the following coding sequences:
- a CDS encoding 3'-5' exonuclease, with product MSGPFPGAPRPFGTAATPRPTTLSGRALRRLTAGPLDAVTLMRDVCQVDRLQGDAAERMAHALLGSHPEFVCLPSGHWALAEGVAEGLAVPLPAQVGSTTKRGTGSGRAPENSPRLRDIAFAVVDVETTGGQAASGDRITEIAIAQVRGGEVTDVYSQLVNPERPIPPYIMALTQITWEMVRDQPSFRHIADQVVEHLRGAVFAAHNAAFDWRFVSEELRRAAGHELSGPRLCTVRMAKALLPQLPRRSLDHVTRYFGIDIEGRHRAGGDAVATAKALCRMLQVAEGEGVSTWAELDARLNPSAKQRRTTASDRRRRAFPLPAIEDDPA
- a CDS encoding redox-sensing transcriptional repressor Rex, producing MKRIADSTVRRLSMYLRYLEDLDTRGQQTASSDELAHLCGTTPAQVRKDLSFFGSFGKRGLGYPVHELTAHLREILGLQREWKVIIIGAGKIGAALANYRGFRQRGFKVAGVYDNDPLKVGQPWGEAIVRRMEDIEADLTREDAPIAVLAIPAEGAQQVVDRLVAAGVRAILNFAPTQITVPPHVNLKSVNMAMELEGLSFALTNPGYLDEGVA
- the rsmA gene encoding 16S rRNA (adenine(1518)-N(6)/adenine(1519)-N(6))-dimethyltransferase RsmA, translating into MKHGPFGSGRGGNRSVANSGANSKASVSRPPRQADRLPGPRKRFGQHFLGDTRVLDSIVDALGDLSQRTVVEIGPGRGALTDRLVAKAQRVVAVEVDRDLVQHLRARYADKSQVQIVEADVLTTNLAELAGGSYVLAGNVPYYITTPIIFHALELPRPDVAVYLVQKEVADRMAAPPGDKTYGALSVNLQAVVNVEFIRKVPPGSFNPPPAVDSAVVRVTPRPEAVIEPELEPRFRSFVLAAFGLRRKQLVRVVRTVASLDAERALDIVTSCGLNPEARPETLSPADFARLVRALQ
- a CDS encoding PP2C family protein-serine/threonine phosphatase, whose translation is MTEVTALLAAFLEATGREAAIWERREGAVIPSLLGASSSGFAARTEAGASAWDVATWARSQALHAQLVTTGDSVGWLFVEPGHAADADRLLGRLLPVVRRLTRERDGATRELAERYEEINLLYAIGELLGGTTSVEDVADTLLVELATTVGAKRAVFLQTNRPQGLLTPIASMGLRDITYEPVSLDRHEHVAVRAFRSGSACTEDGSAAVFADPVLSGRGAPLLAVAITRPSSGVGITGTFAVPTRRGAEGVALPLGVLVLGGREGGAPFSAGDRKLAVAVSTQIGTAMHNASLVRAAVERQQMAREMQLANELQLKLLPNPRVVQPEARAAARVVPAESVGGDFFLLARLDRDRTGVLIGDVSGHGYQSALIMALALSAAGIHVQAAFDPSIALEAVHRSLRDELESTEMSISMCYAVIDARAGELRFANAGHPHAFVVTADGQWTRLAAVAPPLGWCDDTIEECVMTWKPGSRLVFITDGVVDARDARDNRLTEPAILDTLRTMTHGETPDAILDALFQQLSAHVGRTPLRDDCTVVVVDRP
- a CDS encoding ATP-binding protein, producing the protein MATRIGQRGASPRTVARGETVAARAFLAEIAPEATVTHVSKRWVLVSDLQCIGPVVEDIVALCAAAGFSPRQCRLNVPVAITEALANAILQGNRNVVSRTVVVLAVVNSERMVVDVTDEGQGFDVTVEQRTPDDPDWLEREDGRGIFLMRQLMDEVVSECLEAGHLLRLILHKA
- a CDS encoding STAS domain-containing protein — its product is MSFSLERMDDIAIVTVDGQLVVTNRQEFKQTILDAVEQGARLVVVDFTTSGYIDSSGLGALVSLSRRLRDAGGDLRLVGLNEDLRTLFELTRLDALFPLYATRADALAAR